One Solanum pennellii chromosome 10, SPENNV200 genomic region harbors:
- the LOC107002055 gene encoding 40S ribosomal protein S29-like, translating to MGHSNVWNAHRRNYSPGSRTCVWNSHAIIRKYGLTCCGQLFRNNAKEIRFIKCR from the coding sequence ATGGGTCACTCTAACGTCTGGAACGCTCACCGAAGGAACTATAGTCCTGGTTCTCGCACATGTGTGTGGAATTCTCATGCTATTATTAGAAAGTATGGACTCACGTGCTGCGGACAGCTCTTCCGCAACAATGCCAAGGAAATTCGTTTCATTAAGTGCCGTTAA